The following are from one region of the Falco biarmicus isolate bFalBia1 chromosome 1, bFalBia1.pri, whole genome shotgun sequence genome:
- the CYTH1 gene encoding cytohesin-1 isoform X1 translates to MVSQAKVAPTLAVGELCEGGNLSESLSGAREVLSPEIWFTWSPLPQGHVQLPLRRQQQLWEEPCMVEDSASLKACFVPGCWYGAGSHAGDTLVPSDLTPEECQELENIRRRKQELLADIQRLKDEIAEVTNEIENLGSTEERKNMQRNKQVAMGRKKFNMDPKKGIQFLIENDLLKNTCEDIAQFLYKGEGLNKTAIGDYLGERDEFNIQVLHAFVELHEFTDLNLVQALRQFLWSFRLPGEAQKIDRMMEAFAQRYCQCNPGVFQSTDTCYVLSFAIIMLNTSLHNPNVKDKPTAERFIAMNRGINDGGDLPEELLRNLYESIKNEPFKIPEDDGNDLTHTFFNPDREGWLLKLGGRVKTWKRRWFILTDNCLYYFEYTTDKEPRGIIPLENLSIREVEDSKKPNCFELYIPDNKDQVIKACKTEADGRVVEGNHTVYRISAPTPEEKEEWIKCIKAAISRDPFYEMLAARKKKVSSTKRH, encoded by the exons ATGGTGTCGCAAGCCAAGGTTGCTCCAACCTTGGCAGTGGGGGAACTTTGTGAAGGAGGAAACTTGTCAGAAAGCCTGAGCGGAGCCAGGGAAGTGCTGAGTCCAGAGATTTGGTTCACGTGGTCACCATTGCCCCAGGGGCACGTGCAGCTCCCactgaggaggcagcagcagctctgggaggaACCGTGCATGGTTGAGGACAGTGCTAGTCTGAAGGCATGCTTTGTCCCTGGGTGCTGGTATGGGGCAGGCAGCCATGCTGGGGACACTCTGG TGCCCAGTGACCTGACCCCAGAGGAGTGCCAGGAGCTGGAGAACATCCGACGCCGCAAGCAGGAACTGCTGGCCGACATACAG CGGCTGAAAGATGAGATAGCAGAAGTGACGAATGAGATTGAGAACCTGGGGTCCACGGAGGAGAG GAAAAACATGCAGAGAAACAAGCAGGTGGCCATGGGCCGGAAGAAGTTCAACATGGATCCCAAGAAG GGCATCCAGTTCCTGATCGAAAATGACCTGCTGAAGAACACGTGCGAGGATATTGCTCAGTTCCTTTACAAGGGAGAGGGCCTCAACAAGACAGCCATCGGTGACTACCTGGGTGAGAG GGATGAGTTCAACATCCAAGTCCTGCATGCCTTTGTGGAGCTGCACGAGTTCACTGACCTTAACCTCGTGCAGGCCTTGCG GCAGTTCCTATGGAGCTTCCGACTGCCTGGGGAGGCACAAAAGATCGACCGGATGATGGAGGCCTTTGCCCAGCGATACTGCCAGTGCAACCCTGGCGTCTTCCAGTCCACAG ACACCTGCTACGTGCTCTCCTTCGCTATCATCATGCTGAACACCAGTCTGCACAACCCCAATGTCAAGGACAAACCCACGGCAGAGCGCTTCATTGCCATGAACCGTGGCATCAACGATGGGGGGGACCTACCCGAGGAGCTGCTTCGG AATCTCTATGAAAGCATCAAGAATGAGCCCTTCAAAATCCCTGAGGATGACGGCAATGACCTCACCCACACCTTCTTCAACCCCGACCGGGAGGGCTGGCTCCTGAAGTTAG GAGGCAGGGTGAAGACGTGGAAGAGACGCTGGTTCATTCTGACCGACAACTGCCTTTACTACTTTGAGTACACGACG GATAAAGAGCCCCGTGGCATCATCCCCCTGGAGAACCTGAGCATCCGTGAGGTGGAGGACTCGAAGAAGCCC AACTGCTTTGAGCTCTACATCCCTGACAACAAGGACCAGGTGATCAAGGCCTGCAAGACAGAGGCAGATGGGCGCGTGGTGGAGGGGAACCACACAGTGTACCGCATCTCTGCCCCCACGCCCGAGGAGAAGGAGGAGTGGATAAAGTGCATTAA ggcagcaaTCAGCCGGGACCCTTTCTATGAGATGCTGGCCGCAAGGAAGAAGAAGGTCTCCTCCACTAAGAGACACTAG
- the CYTH1 gene encoding cytohesin-1 isoform X4 — translation MEEEGGYVPSDLTPEECQELENIRRRKQELLADIQRLKDEIAEVTNEIENLGSTEERKNMQRNKQVAMGRKKFNMDPKKGIQFLIENDLLKNTCEDIAQFLYKGEGLNKTAIGDYLGERDEFNIQVLHAFVELHEFTDLNLVQALRQFLWSFRLPGEAQKIDRMMEAFAQRYCQCNPGVFQSTDTCYVLSFAIIMLNTSLHNPNVKDKPTAERFIAMNRGINDGGDLPEELLRNLYESIKNEPFKIPEDDGNDLTHTFFNPDREGWLLKLGGRVKTWKRRWFILTDNCLYYFEYTTDKEPRGIIPLENLSIREVEDSKKPNCFELYIPDNKDQVIKACKTEADGRVVEGNHTVYRISAPTPEEKEEWIKCIKAAISRDPFYEMLAARKKKVSSTKRH, via the exons TGCCCAGTGACCTGACCCCAGAGGAGTGCCAGGAGCTGGAGAACATCCGACGCCGCAAGCAGGAACTGCTGGCCGACATACAG CGGCTGAAAGATGAGATAGCAGAAGTGACGAATGAGATTGAGAACCTGGGGTCCACGGAGGAGAG GAAAAACATGCAGAGAAACAAGCAGGTGGCCATGGGCCGGAAGAAGTTCAACATGGATCCCAAGAAG GGCATCCAGTTCCTGATCGAAAATGACCTGCTGAAGAACACGTGCGAGGATATTGCTCAGTTCCTTTACAAGGGAGAGGGCCTCAACAAGACAGCCATCGGTGACTACCTGGGTGAGAG GGATGAGTTCAACATCCAAGTCCTGCATGCCTTTGTGGAGCTGCACGAGTTCACTGACCTTAACCTCGTGCAGGCCTTGCG GCAGTTCCTATGGAGCTTCCGACTGCCTGGGGAGGCACAAAAGATCGACCGGATGATGGAGGCCTTTGCCCAGCGATACTGCCAGTGCAACCCTGGCGTCTTCCAGTCCACAG ACACCTGCTACGTGCTCTCCTTCGCTATCATCATGCTGAACACCAGTCTGCACAACCCCAATGTCAAGGACAAACCCACGGCAGAGCGCTTCATTGCCATGAACCGTGGCATCAACGATGGGGGGGACCTACCCGAGGAGCTGCTTCGG AATCTCTATGAAAGCATCAAGAATGAGCCCTTCAAAATCCCTGAGGATGACGGCAATGACCTCACCCACACCTTCTTCAACCCCGACCGGGAGGGCTGGCTCCTGAAGTTAG GAGGCAGGGTGAAGACGTGGAAGAGACGCTGGTTCATTCTGACCGACAACTGCCTTTACTACTTTGAGTACACGACG GATAAAGAGCCCCGTGGCATCATCCCCCTGGAGAACCTGAGCATCCGTGAGGTGGAGGACTCGAAGAAGCCC AACTGCTTTGAGCTCTACATCCCTGACAACAAGGACCAGGTGATCAAGGCCTGCAAGACAGAGGCAGATGGGCGCGTGGTGGAGGGGAACCACACAGTGTACCGCATCTCTGCCCCCACGCCCGAGGAGAAGGAGGAGTGGATAAAGTGCATTAA ggcagcaaTCAGCCGGGACCCTTTCTATGAGATGCTGGCCGCAAGGAAGAAGAAGGTCTCCTCCACTAAGAGACACTAG
- the CYTH1 gene encoding cytohesin-1 isoform X2 yields the protein MVSQAKVAPTLAVGELCEGGNLSESLSGAREVLSPEIWFTWSPLPQGHVQLPLRRQQQLWEEPCMVEDSASLKACFVPGCWYGAGSHAGDTLVPSDLTPEECQELENIRRRKQELLADIQRLKDEIAEVTNEIENLGSTEERKNMQRNKQVAMGRKKFNMDPKKGIQFLIENDLLKNTCEDIAQFLYKGEGLNKTAIGDYLGERDEFNIQVLHAFVELHEFTDLNLVQALRQFLWSFRLPGEAQKIDRMMEAFAQRYCQCNPGVFQSTDTCYVLSFAIIMLNTSLHNPNVKDKPTAERFIAMNRGINDGGDLPEELLRNLYESIKNEPFKIPEDDGNDLTHTFFNPDREGWLLKLGGGRVKTWKRRWFILTDNCLYYFEYTTDKEPRGIIPLENLSIREVEDSKKPVSAAAVSPGA from the exons ATGGTGTCGCAAGCCAAGGTTGCTCCAACCTTGGCAGTGGGGGAACTTTGTGAAGGAGGAAACTTGTCAGAAAGCCTGAGCGGAGCCAGGGAAGTGCTGAGTCCAGAGATTTGGTTCACGTGGTCACCATTGCCCCAGGGGCACGTGCAGCTCCCactgaggaggcagcagcagctctgggaggaACCGTGCATGGTTGAGGACAGTGCTAGTCTGAAGGCATGCTTTGTCCCTGGGTGCTGGTATGGGGCAGGCAGCCATGCTGGGGACACTCTGG TGCCCAGTGACCTGACCCCAGAGGAGTGCCAGGAGCTGGAGAACATCCGACGCCGCAAGCAGGAACTGCTGGCCGACATACAG CGGCTGAAAGATGAGATAGCAGAAGTGACGAATGAGATTGAGAACCTGGGGTCCACGGAGGAGAG GAAAAACATGCAGAGAAACAAGCAGGTGGCCATGGGCCGGAAGAAGTTCAACATGGATCCCAAGAAG GGCATCCAGTTCCTGATCGAAAATGACCTGCTGAAGAACACGTGCGAGGATATTGCTCAGTTCCTTTACAAGGGAGAGGGCCTCAACAAGACAGCCATCGGTGACTACCTGGGTGAGAG GGATGAGTTCAACATCCAAGTCCTGCATGCCTTTGTGGAGCTGCACGAGTTCACTGACCTTAACCTCGTGCAGGCCTTGCG GCAGTTCCTATGGAGCTTCCGACTGCCTGGGGAGGCACAAAAGATCGACCGGATGATGGAGGCCTTTGCCCAGCGATACTGCCAGTGCAACCCTGGCGTCTTCCAGTCCACAG ACACCTGCTACGTGCTCTCCTTCGCTATCATCATGCTGAACACCAGTCTGCACAACCCCAATGTCAAGGACAAACCCACGGCAGAGCGCTTCATTGCCATGAACCGTGGCATCAACGATGGGGGGGACCTACCCGAGGAGCTGCTTCGG AATCTCTATGAAAGCATCAAGAATGAGCCCTTCAAAATCCCTGAGGATGACGGCAATGACCTCACCCACACCTTCTTCAACCCCGACCGGGAGGGCTGGCTCCTGAAGTTAGG AGGAGGCAGGGTGAAGACGTGGAAGAGACGCTGGTTCATTCTGACCGACAACTGCCTTTACTACTTTGAGTACACGACG GATAAAGAGCCCCGTGGCATCATCCCCCTGGAGAACCTGAGCATCCGTGAGGTGGAGGACTCGAAGAAGCCCGTGAGTGCTGCAGCAGTGTCCCCTGGGGCTTGA
- the CYTH1 gene encoding cytohesin-1 isoform X3, whose amino-acid sequence MGTVSELCASSFQAFLCPSVAAKAVPSDLTPEECQELENIRRRKQELLADIQRLKDEIAEVTNEIENLGSTEERKNMQRNKQVAMGRKKFNMDPKKGIQFLIENDLLKNTCEDIAQFLYKGEGLNKTAIGDYLGERDEFNIQVLHAFVELHEFTDLNLVQALRQFLWSFRLPGEAQKIDRMMEAFAQRYCQCNPGVFQSTDTCYVLSFAIIMLNTSLHNPNVKDKPTAERFIAMNRGINDGGDLPEELLRNLYESIKNEPFKIPEDDGNDLTHTFFNPDREGWLLKLGGRVKTWKRRWFILTDNCLYYFEYTTDKEPRGIIPLENLSIREVEDSKKPNCFELYIPDNKDQVIKACKTEADGRVVEGNHTVYRISAPTPEEKEEWIKCIKAAISRDPFYEMLAARKKKVSSTKRH is encoded by the exons TGCCCAGTGACCTGACCCCAGAGGAGTGCCAGGAGCTGGAGAACATCCGACGCCGCAAGCAGGAACTGCTGGCCGACATACAG CGGCTGAAAGATGAGATAGCAGAAGTGACGAATGAGATTGAGAACCTGGGGTCCACGGAGGAGAG GAAAAACATGCAGAGAAACAAGCAGGTGGCCATGGGCCGGAAGAAGTTCAACATGGATCCCAAGAAG GGCATCCAGTTCCTGATCGAAAATGACCTGCTGAAGAACACGTGCGAGGATATTGCTCAGTTCCTTTACAAGGGAGAGGGCCTCAACAAGACAGCCATCGGTGACTACCTGGGTGAGAG GGATGAGTTCAACATCCAAGTCCTGCATGCCTTTGTGGAGCTGCACGAGTTCACTGACCTTAACCTCGTGCAGGCCTTGCG GCAGTTCCTATGGAGCTTCCGACTGCCTGGGGAGGCACAAAAGATCGACCGGATGATGGAGGCCTTTGCCCAGCGATACTGCCAGTGCAACCCTGGCGTCTTCCAGTCCACAG ACACCTGCTACGTGCTCTCCTTCGCTATCATCATGCTGAACACCAGTCTGCACAACCCCAATGTCAAGGACAAACCCACGGCAGAGCGCTTCATTGCCATGAACCGTGGCATCAACGATGGGGGGGACCTACCCGAGGAGCTGCTTCGG AATCTCTATGAAAGCATCAAGAATGAGCCCTTCAAAATCCCTGAGGATGACGGCAATGACCTCACCCACACCTTCTTCAACCCCGACCGGGAGGGCTGGCTCCTGAAGTTAG GAGGCAGGGTGAAGACGTGGAAGAGACGCTGGTTCATTCTGACCGACAACTGCCTTTACTACTTTGAGTACACGACG GATAAAGAGCCCCGTGGCATCATCCCCCTGGAGAACCTGAGCATCCGTGAGGTGGAGGACTCGAAGAAGCCC AACTGCTTTGAGCTCTACATCCCTGACAACAAGGACCAGGTGATCAAGGCCTGCAAGACAGAGGCAGATGGGCGCGTGGTGGAGGGGAACCACACAGTGTACCGCATCTCTGCCCCCACGCCCGAGGAGAAGGAGGAGTGGATAAAGTGCATTAA ggcagcaaTCAGCCGGGACCCTTTCTATGAGATGCTGGCCGCAAGGAAGAAGAAGGTCTCCTCCACTAAGAGACACTAG
- the CYTH1 gene encoding cytohesin-1 isoform X5, with protein sequence MQRNKQVAMGRKKFNMDPKKGIQFLIENDLLKNTCEDIAQFLYKGEGLNKTAIGDYLGERDEFNIQVLHAFVELHEFTDLNLVQALRQFLWSFRLPGEAQKIDRMMEAFAQRYCQCNPGVFQSTDTCYVLSFAIIMLNTSLHNPNVKDKPTAERFIAMNRGINDGGDLPEELLRNLYESIKNEPFKIPEDDGNDLTHTFFNPDREGWLLKLGGGRVKTWKRRWFILTDNCLYYFEYTTDKEPRGIIPLENLSIREVEDSKKPNCFELYIPDNKDQVIKACKTEADGRVVEGNHTVYRISAPTPEEKEEWIKCIKAAISRDPFYEMLAARKKKVSSTKRH encoded by the exons ATGCAGAGAAACAAGCAGGTGGCCATGGGCCGGAAGAAGTTCAACATGGATCCCAAGAAG GGCATCCAGTTCCTGATCGAAAATGACCTGCTGAAGAACACGTGCGAGGATATTGCTCAGTTCCTTTACAAGGGAGAGGGCCTCAACAAGACAGCCATCGGTGACTACCTGGGTGAGAG GGATGAGTTCAACATCCAAGTCCTGCATGCCTTTGTGGAGCTGCACGAGTTCACTGACCTTAACCTCGTGCAGGCCTTGCG GCAGTTCCTATGGAGCTTCCGACTGCCTGGGGAGGCACAAAAGATCGACCGGATGATGGAGGCCTTTGCCCAGCGATACTGCCAGTGCAACCCTGGCGTCTTCCAGTCCACAG ACACCTGCTACGTGCTCTCCTTCGCTATCATCATGCTGAACACCAGTCTGCACAACCCCAATGTCAAGGACAAACCCACGGCAGAGCGCTTCATTGCCATGAACCGTGGCATCAACGATGGGGGGGACCTACCCGAGGAGCTGCTTCGG AATCTCTATGAAAGCATCAAGAATGAGCCCTTCAAAATCCCTGAGGATGACGGCAATGACCTCACCCACACCTTCTTCAACCCCGACCGGGAGGGCTGGCTCCTGAAGTTAGG AGGAGGCAGGGTGAAGACGTGGAAGAGACGCTGGTTCATTCTGACCGACAACTGCCTTTACTACTTTGAGTACACGACG GATAAAGAGCCCCGTGGCATCATCCCCCTGGAGAACCTGAGCATCCGTGAGGTGGAGGACTCGAAGAAGCCC AACTGCTTTGAGCTCTACATCCCTGACAACAAGGACCAGGTGATCAAGGCCTGCAAGACAGAGGCAGATGGGCGCGTGGTGGAGGGGAACCACACAGTGTACCGCATCTCTGCCCCCACGCCCGAGGAGAAGGAGGAGTGGATAAAGTGCATTAA ggcagcaaTCAGCCGGGACCCTTTCTATGAGATGCTGGCCGCAAGGAAGAAGAAGGTCTCCTCCACTAAGAGACACTAG